The genomic segment ACGGGGCACCTTGTGCTGGCCGCCCAGTTTGCCCTTGGCCTTCAGCCAGTCGTTGAACAGACCTTCGCGGGCAGGGATAATCTCAAGGTGCTGCAGGGTGATGTCCTTATAGCGCTTGGCCTCGTAGTCGCTGTTCAGCTCCTGGAGTCTGCGGTCCAGGATGTCGGCAAACTGCTCTATGCTCTCAGGGGCCTTCGAGAACTCGATGAGCCACTGGTGGCGACACTTGGCGTTCTGGTCCATGAAGACAGGCGCAGCGGTATACTCCAGCACCTGGGCGCCTGTCAACTCGCAGGCATACTTCAATCCCTGCTCGGCATTGTCGACGATGAGTTCCTCGCCAAAGGCGTTGATGAAGCTCTTGGTGCGACCAGAGATGATGAACTTATAGGGGTTGGTGGATGTGAACTTCACCGTGTCGCCCAGCATATAGCGCCACAGACCACACGAGGTGGAGATGAGCATGGCGTAGTTCTTGCCAGCCTCGACACCCCACAGGGGCACGATATTGTCGGTGCCCATCTCCTGGAACTCGTAGAAGACGTCGTAGTCGAGCATCAGCAGCATCGACTTGTCGGCAGGGTCGTCCTGAATGCCGAAGAAGCCCTCGCTGGCATTATAGGTCTCCATATAGTGCATCTTGGCACTGGTGATGAGTTTTTCGTACTGCTCGCGATAGGGGGTGAAGGCCACGCCGCCATGGAAGAACACCTCCAGATTGGGCCATACCTCCTCGAGGTGGGTCTTGCCAGATATCTCCATGACGCGATTCAGCACAGAGAGCATCCATGAGGGCACACCACTAATGTTGGTCACATTCTTGTTCAAGGCCTCGCGTGCAATGCGGTCGCGCTTAATCTCGAAATCGCTCAGCAGGGCCGTCTTCTTAGAGGGCACGCGCACCATGTTCACCAAGGGGTTGATGTTCTCGATGAGGATGGCACTGAGGTCGCCCACCAACGAGCCTGGCAGGTTGTAGTTGGGTGCATGACTGCCACCCAGGATGAGGCCCTTGCCATCGAACATCCTACTCTGAGGGTTGTTTCTCAGATAAAGGGTCACCACATCGGCACCACCCTTATAGTGAACGCGCTTCAGTCCGTCGGGCGAGACGGGAATGAACTTCGACTTGTCGTTGGTGGTGCCGCTCGACTTGGCATACCACTTCACGCGGCCTGGCCACAGCACATCGCTCTCGCCCTGGCGCATGCGGTCGATGTCGCCTTTCAGTTCTTCATAAGTATTCACGGGGTTGTTGCGCACAAAGTCCTCGTAACTCTTTGTGGTGCTGAACAGATGCTTGCGTCCGTATTCTGTGTCCTGAGCTTTCTGCACCAAATGGGCCAGCACCTGGCGTTGTAGTTGCTCGCCCTCGTTGATATGTTTTTCCAGTTCCCGCCATCTATTGGCAAACAGCGGTCTTACTAATCCTGTCAGACTCATTTTTCTCTTTATTTATATGGTATAGAGACTGCAAAGTTACTGTAAACTTTTGGAATACCCGCAGGTTTTTAATTTTTTTTTGTATCTTTGCAGCCAAAATCCAAGGCTTATGGAGAATTATGTTGCTGACGCATTGCGCTATGATAGCGGAATGAAATATGAGAGGTGCGGACACTCGGGCGTTTTGCTGCCCAAGGTGTCGTTGGGATTCTGGCATAACTTCGGCGGAGACGACTCCTACGACCGTGCCAAGGCCATTGCCCGCTATGCCTTTGACCATGGTGTGGTGCATTTCGACCTGGCCAACAACTACGGACCGCCTTATGGGTCGGCCGAGGAAACGTTGGGCCGACTGATGGACGAGGACTTCCGTCCCTATCGCGACGAGTTGTTCATCGCCACCAAGGCTGGCTACGACATGTGGGCAGGACCTTACGGCAACTGGGGCTCGAGGAAATATCTGATGGCCTCGCTCGATCAGAGTTTGAAGCGCATGCACCTGGACTATGTGGACCTCTTCTATAGTCACCGCTACGACCCAGAGACGCCCCTGGAGGAAACCTTGCAGGCACTGGTCGACACGGTGCGCAGTGGTAAGGCGCTCTATGTGGGCATCTCACGCTGGCCACTGGAGGCTACGAAGGTGGCCGAGAAATACCTGCGCGAGCATGATGTGCCCCTGCTGATCTATCAGGGCAAGCTGAACATGCTGAACCGTGAGCCCATGGACACGGGCGTTCTTGACTTCTGTGCCGAGAAGGGCATCGGCTTTATCTCGTTCTCGCCCTTGGCACAGGGTTTGCTGACCGACCGCTACCTGAATGGTATTCCTGCGGATTCACGTATGTCGAAAGGGAAGTTTCTGAAGGAGAGCATGCTGACCGACGAACTGCTAACCCAGCTTCGCCAATATAACGCTGAGGCGCTGGCACAGGGAAAACCGCTGTCGCAGATGGCCTTGGAGTGGATTCTCAAGCAGCGCGGCGTGACCTCTGTACTGGTGGGTGCCAGTAGCACGGAGCAGTTGCAGAAAAATCTGATGTGTGTTAATTCATAGTTGATAGTTCATAATTCATAGTTGATAGTTGAAAAAGGTTCTTTTAGTAAACGATGTTGCAGGATATGGCAAGGTGGGCATGGCGGCCATGCTGCCTATCCTCTCGTATATGGGTATCCCTGCCTTTAACCTGCCCACAGCACTGGTATCTAACACGCTGGACTATGGCGATTTTGCCCAGCAGGATACCACGGAGTATATGCGGAAGACGCTGCCCGTATGGAAAAAGCTGGGCTTCCGTTTTGATGCCATCTGCACTGGACTGATGTTCAGCGAGGAGCAGTCGCGCCTGGTGGCGCAGTTCTGTCGCGAGCAGTCAGAACAGGGTTGTACCATCTTTGTCGACCCAGTGATGGGCGACGGCGGTCGACTGTATAACGGTATTGGTGATGCGCAGGTGAAGCTGATGCGCGAGATGGTGGGTGTGGCTCATCTGATATTCCCTAACTATACGGAGGCTTGCTATCTGGCTGATGTGCCTTTCCAAAAGGATGGAATGACGCGTCGCGAGGCTTGCGAGTTGCTGGATAAGTTGGTGAAGTTAGGCCCTACTTCGGTGCTGATCACCAGTTGCTTCATCGACAACAAGAACCAGGTGTGTGGCTACGATGCCGCCACAGGCAAGTATTTCTTCCACGACTACGACGAGATTCCTGGCATCTTCCATGGCACAGGCGACATCTTCTCGGCTGTACTCATCGGTCATCTGATGAAGCAGGAGTCGCTGTCGGCCAGCACGCGTCAGGCCATGGACGTGGTGCGAGAAATGATATACCGCAACCGCGATGTGGATGATCGCTGCTGCGGCATATTCATTGAGCGTTGTCTGGACTTGCTGTAGTCCGTCTTTGGTCTGTCGCTTTAGCGGACCAGTATCTTTTTCCCGTTTTGAATGTAGAGTCCCTTTGTGGTGGGCTTACTGCTGAGGCGGCGTCCGTCGAGACGGTGCCAGGTGTCTTTCTGACTTTGACTGTTCTCAACACTGTGAATGCCCGTCAGCGACGTTGTAGTGTTGTAGGCCCAGAGGCTGACGCCTGAGTTGGAGATGGCCGTGATGCTGATAACGGGTGTGTTGGTGCCGTCCATCTTCTCAGTAAACACCACGCCGTTATAGGCTGTGCCTCCCAGTGATACCTTAATATAGCCTGTACCTTCGTCGATGCTCCAGGTGCCAGTCTTGTCGCCTGTCACCTTGCCATCGGCAGAAAAGGTGATGCTGATGGGTGTCACCTCCTCCATGTTTTTATAATCCATCTTGTATTTATGTATCAGCACACTGTAGGTGCCTGTTAGCATCTCTGTGGTGAATGGCTGCGTGCTGGCAATCTGCTCGTCGGTGACGGTCTCGCCGTTATATTCGAATGGGGCCACCACCAGCCAGCCATTTTTGTTTTGGAACACCTGATGTACGCGCACCTCGTGGGCAATGGTGCCGTTGTTGAACTTGGTGTGATAAACCAGATAGGTGCGGCCATCGGGGGCGGCGATGATGGAGTTATGACCCTGCGCACACTCGCCCACTGTCTGCGTGCCCCAGTTGTTGTAGGCACCCATCATCTTCATGCCACGCGTGTCGCTATTGCCTGTGCCATAGTTCATCACATACGACGAGAAGATGGCCGACCTGCTGGTGGCATCCTTATAAGGGCCGTCGGGCTTGGTAGAACGGAAGACGCGCATCTCGTAGCCACCGTCTGGCGAGAAATAGCCGTAACTCATAAAGAGATAGTAGTAGTTGCCGATATGCTCAATATAAGGACCTTCGCCAGAGACGTAGTAGCCGCCGGCGATGCGCTTGCCGAAATAGGGGTCGCCATTGCTGGTGGAATAGGTCACGTCGTAGTCGCGCAAGCCTGTCTCCTCGTCTAGTTCGAGCATGAAGATGCCGCCCGACCACGAGCCGTAGGCTATCCACAGCTTACCTTCTTCGTCGTAGAACACGCAGGGGTCGATGTTGTTGGGCAGACTGGGTTTAGAGGTGTGGGCCCAGGGACTGTTATAGCGCGAGGGTAGGGTGTTGAGTGGGCCCAACACCAACTCTACATCGGTGTCTTTAAAGCTATGGTTGCCATTGTCGAAGCCACTGATAACCACAGGACCTTGATACAGATAAGGGCCTGTGATGTTGTCGGCCGTGAGCAGGATGATGCTGGAATGCCAGGCATCGCCGTTGATACTCAGATACATACACCATTTGTTCATCGTGGGGTTCCAGATGACATCGGGTGCCCACATGTTGCCGTCAATATTATATTCGCTATCGGTTCGGGCAGCCCAGTCCATGGCATTAAAGGCGGGGAAGTCCACCTCCTCGCCGCCCTTCTTCACCTTTGTGACGGCAGGGGTCACAAAAGCAGTACGGTTAGATGCGTTGGTGTTGTTTCCCACCTTCCATTTGGGGTTGGCCTGGGTCCAGTTCATCAGGTCGGAGGTAAAGGCACCGGCCTTGTGCGAACCAAAGATATAATAGCGTTTGCTTTTGGAGTTATACACCACCGATGGGTCGTGCACGGCAACGCGCTTTTTACTGGTGGCCGTAAGTGGTGTGTTAGCCTGTTCTGTTTGTGCACTTACTGCAGTAAATGTGAGCAGTGCCATGGTGATTGCCAATAGGTGTTTCATGTCGATAATAGTAGTTAGTTTCATGCTGCAAAGATACGAAGAAGCCGTGAGAATAACGAAATATTTTCCACAAAAAGTTTGGCCGATTCGGAAAAAAGGGTTATCTTTGCAGCGTCTAAGTACGTAGAAAAGAGCAATTATAGTGATAACGAGGATTCCGACTCTGAGAGAATGGTCGGGATTCTTTCTTTTTTGCGACCAAGGAAAATAACTAAGAATATTAATTTTAATTTTTTGAAAGATATGGCTTACATGTCACAAGAGGGCTATGATAAACTCATAGCCGAACTGAAACATTTAGAGGGTGTTGAGCGCCCCAAGGCATCGGCCGCCATCGCAGAGGCACGCGACAAGGGCGACCTGAGTGAGAATAGTGAGTACGAGGCTGCCAAGGAGGCTCAGGCTCATCTGGAATCGAAGATTAACCAGCTGAAGGTTGCTATCAGCGAGGCCAAGATAGTTGATACGTCACGTTTGAGCACTGACTCTGTACAGATCCTGTCGAAGGTTGAGATGACCAACCTGGCCAACAAGGCTCGCATGACCTATACCATCGTGAGCGAGAGCGAGGCTAACCTGCGCGAGGGAAAGATCTCGATCCAGACACCTATTGCCCAGGGTCTGCTGAACCACAAGGTGGGCGACGAGGTTGAGGTCAAGATTCCTCGTGGCACCATCAAGCTTCGCATCGAGAAGATCACTGTTGGATAAATCCTGATAAAAGCAAGCGCTATGGATATTTTCAGTAAGATTGCTGCTGGCGAGATTCCCAGTTACAAGTGTGCAGAGAACGATAAGTTCTATGCCTTCCTTGACATCAATCCCGTGGCCAAAGGTCACACGTTGGTCATTCCCCGTCGCGAGGTGGACTACATCTTCGATATGAACGACGACGAGCTGGCTGAGTTCCAGCTCTTTGCCAAGCAGGTGGCTGTGGCCCTGAAGAAGGCGTTCCCCTGCAAGAAGGTGGCACAGGTGGTGCTGGGTCTTGAGGTGCCTCACGCACATATTCATCTGATTCCGATGAACAGTGAGGGTGATGTGGACTTCAGAAAAGAAAAGCTGCATCTCCCCAACGAGGAAATGCAGCAGATAGCAGACAAAATTCTTGCGGAATTTTGTAGATAAGAGATGAAAAATGAGAGATGAAAAATGAGAGATGAAAAATGAAAGATATGATTAGACCTAATGGCAAAAACTAATCATATCTTTCATCTCTCATCTTTCATCTTTAAATATATTTCTCCCCAAAACGTATGCCAACCTCGTTGACATACTTGCGAATGAGCGACGATGAGTCGCTCTTTTTGCATATTAACAGGACGTCGCCTTCCTCGGCCACGATATAGCCTTCCAAACCGTTGATCACACCCACGTGCCCCTTGGGCAGTTTGATGATGTTGCCCTTGCAGTCTTCCATCATCACCTGCGAGTCGATGACCACATTGTCGTCATCCTGCTTCTGCATACACTCATAGGCGGCATGCCACGTGCCCAGGTCGGCCCAGCCAAAGTCGCACTGCATCACATAGACATTGTCTGTCATCTCGAGTGCTGCCTTGTCCATCGACAGGTTGGGGTAGGCTGGATAGTAGTCCTTGACATACTGTCTGCGCTCCTCTGCCGACTCCATGGTGAGCAGGTTGGCCATGCGATAGGGCATGTCCTTGATAACCTCCATGAAGAAGTCGTGCAGGTGTTGCGCATTACAGAGGAACATACCTGTGTTCCACAGGAACTCTCCGCTCTGCATGAACATCGTGGCAAACTCGCGCTCTGGCTTCTCTGTGAACGATTGCACCTTGGTGATGCCCTCAAACTCAGTGGTCTCGCCCATCTGGATATAGCCGTAGCCTGGCTCAGGGCGTGAGGGCTTGATGCCCATGGTCAGCATGATGTCGTGGTTGCCCACAAAGTTGAGACCGTCGAGCACGTTCTTGCGGAAGGCATCCTCACGTACAATCACCTGGTCGGAGGGCACCACAACGATGCGCGCATCGGCACACTCGCGATGGATGCACACACCACCCCAAGCCACCGAGGGGGCTGTGTTGCGGATGACGGGCTCTGTGAGTATGCGGTTCTCGGACAACTCGGGCAGTTGCTCGCGCACCCAGTGGTCGTATTCCAGACTGGTACAGATAAAGATGTTTTCTTTTGGCAGTATAGTGGCCATGCGGTCGAAGGTTGACTGCAACTGTGTGCGTCCTGTCCCAAAGAAATCGATAAACTGTTTGGGGCGCTCCATCCTACTTGTTGGCCATAGTCTCTTACCTCGGCCGCCGGCCAAGATAATACAGTAATTACGGGTTGATAATTCCATATATCAGATTTCTAGTTGTTCACTTTCAGGGTGCTAAGATACAAAACATTACTGACAATTCCAAGTAATTTTGAAGATTTTTATGAGAAACTTTTGCATGTTTCAAAAATTCTTCGTATCTTTGCACCCGCTTTTCGAGCCCAGATGGCGGAATCGGTAGACGCGCTGGTCTCAAACACCAGTGGGGCAACCCGTCCCGGTTCGACCCCGGGTCTGGGTACAAGCTTAAAAAGCAAAGTGCTGCAAATCAAATGATTGCAGCACTTTTTTTGTTGTTATCGAGCTTGTTATTTCTTCTTGGCTGTTCTGGCAGCATTGAGGAAGTTCACCATCTTTTGCAGGTTCTCCTCGCTATACATACCCATGCCATGGCCGCCCTCAGGAACGAAGGTTGCCTCGGTCTTCACACCAGCATCCTGTAACTTCTCAAAGAACATCTTACCCTGGCAGCAGGGCACCACGTTATCCTTCTCGCCATGGAAGATGATGATGGGAGGATTCTTCTTGTTAACATAATAGGTGGCGCTGAGGCTCTTGTACTTATCGGGTTCCTTGCTCAGCTTTGAGTTCAGCAGCACGTCCTCAGGACTGTTCTCGCCCATCTTCATACCTTCGCCACAGTCCATGGCTGTTAGGTCAACAGGACCAGACCAGTCGCAGGCAGCGTTCACAGCACTGCTCTCCTTGGTGTAGTTGCCCAGGTTGCCCTCGAGGTCGATGTCAACAGTACCCACCTTGGTCTGCTTGATGCCACTGGTGGTGGCTGCTACTGATGACAGGTGACCACCACTTGAGAAGCCGCTGGTGGCTACGAACGAGGGGTCGAACTTATACTTCTTGGCCTCGCCACGCACAAAGCGGATGACGGCACGGATATCATGGATCTGAGCAGGCCACTTGGCGTCGGCACTTGAACGGTGGTTAGGACAAACCACGGCATAGCCTGCGTTGAGCAGAGACTTAACGATGGTGCCCAGGTCGGCAGCACCCTTACTGCTGTTGCTGAACCAGGCGCTACCATAGATGTGGATAACGACAGGATAGCTGGCAGCCTCTTTCTTAGGCAGGTAGATGTCGCAGGTGTGATAGGCTTGGTCGTC from the Prevotella sp. E15-22 genome contains:
- a CDS encoding GH3 auxin-responsive promoter family protein, which encodes MSLTGLVRPLFANRWRELEKHINEGEQLQRQVLAHLVQKAQDTEYGRKHLFSTTKSYEDFVRNNPVNTYEELKGDIDRMRQGESDVLWPGRVKWYAKSSGTTNDKSKFIPVSPDGLKRVHYKGGADVVTLYLRNNPQSRMFDGKGLILGGSHAPNYNLPGSLVGDLSAILIENINPLVNMVRVPSKKTALLSDFEIKRDRIAREALNKNVTNISGVPSWMLSVLNRVMEISGKTHLEEVWPNLEVFFHGGVAFTPYREQYEKLITSAKMHYMETYNASEGFFGIQDDPADKSMLLMLDYDVFYEFQEMGTDNIVPLWGVEAGKNYAMLISTSCGLWRYMLGDTVKFTSTNPYKFIISGRTKSFINAFGEELIVDNAEQGLKYACELTGAQVLEYTAAPVFMDQNAKCRHQWLIEFSKAPESIEQFADILDRRLQELNSDYEAKRYKDITLQHLEIIPAREGLFNDWLKAKGKLGGQHKVPRLSNSREHLEELLKMNGPTPNPSL
- a CDS encoding aldo/keto reductase; protein product: MENYVADALRYDSGMKYERCGHSGVLLPKVSLGFWHNFGGDDSYDRAKAIARYAFDHGVVHFDLANNYGPPYGSAEETLGRLMDEDFRPYRDELFIATKAGYDMWAGPYGNWGSRKYLMASLDQSLKRMHLDYVDLFYSHRYDPETPLEETLQALVDTVRSGKALYVGISRWPLEATKVAEKYLREHDVPLLIYQGKLNMLNREPMDTGVLDFCAEKGIGFISFSPLAQGLLTDRYLNGIPADSRMSKGKFLKESMLTDELLTQLRQYNAEALAQGKPLSQMALEWILKQRGVTSVLVGASSTEQLQKNLMCVNS
- a CDS encoding mannose-1-phosphate guanylyltransferase — its product is MELSTRNYCIILAGGRGKRLWPTSRMERPKQFIDFFGTGRTQLQSTFDRMATILPKENIFICTSLEYDHWVREQLPELSENRILTEPVIRNTAPSVAWGGVCIHRECADARIVVVPSDQVIVREDAFRKNVLDGLNFVGNHDIMLTMGIKPSRPEPGYGYIQMGETTEFEGITKVQSFTEKPEREFATMFMQSGEFLWNTGMFLCNAQHLHDFFMEVIKDMPYRMANLLTMESAEERRQYVKDYYPAYPNLSMDKAALEMTDNVYVMQCDFGWADLGTWHAAYECMQKQDDDNVVIDSQVMMEDCKGNIIKLPKGHVGVINGLEGYIVAEEGDVLLICKKSDSSSLIRKYVNEVGIRFGEKYI
- a CDS encoding pyridoxamine kinase; this translates as MKKVLLVNDVAGYGKVGMAAMLPILSYMGIPAFNLPTALVSNTLDYGDFAQQDTTEYMRKTLPVWKKLGFRFDAICTGLMFSEEQSRLVAQFCREQSEQGCTIFVDPVMGDGGRLYNGIGDAQVKLMREMVGVAHLIFPNYTEACYLADVPFQKDGMTRREACELLDKLVKLGPTSVLITSCFIDNKNQVCGYDAATGKYFFHDYDEIPGIFHGTGDIFSAVLIGHLMKQESLSASTRQAMDVVREMIYRNRDVDDRCCGIFIERCLDLL
- a CDS encoding alpha/beta hydrolase, whose translation is MKKALMSFIMPCLAAVAMAQPAGGFGGFQMQQVKLETSQEWKDVNYAGDDQAYHTCDIYLPKKEAASYPVVIHIYGSAWFSNSSKGAADLGTIVKSLLNAGYAVVCPNHRSSADAKWPAQIHDIRAVIRFVRGEAKKYKFDPSFVATSGFSSGGHLSSVAATTSGIKQTKVGTVDIDLEGNLGNYTKESSAVNAACDWSGPVDLTAMDCGEGMKMGENSPEDVLLNSKLSKEPDKYKSLSATYYVNKKNPPIIIFHGEKDNVVPCCQGKMFFEKLQDAGVKTEATFVPEGGHGMGMYSEENLQKMVNFLNAARTAKKK
- a CDS encoding HIT family protein, which produces MDIFSKIAAGEIPSYKCAENDKFYAFLDINPVAKGHTLVIPRREVDYIFDMNDDELAEFQLFAKQVAVALKKAFPCKKVAQVVLGLEVPHAHIHLIPMNSEGDVDFRKEKLHLPNEEMQQIADKILAEFCR
- a CDS encoding glycoside hydrolase family 43 protein encodes the protein MKLTTIIDMKHLLAITMALLTFTAVSAQTEQANTPLTATSKKRVAVHDPSVVYNSKSKRYYIFGSHKAGAFTSDLMNWTQANPKWKVGNNTNASNRTAFVTPAVTKVKKGGEEVDFPAFNAMDWAARTDSEYNIDGNMWAPDVIWNPTMNKWCMYLSINGDAWHSSIILLTADNITGPYLYQGPVVISGFDNGNHSFKDTDVELVLGPLNTLPSRYNSPWAHTSKPSLPNNIDPCVFYDEEGKLWIAYGSWSGGIFMLELDEETGLRDYDVTYSTSNGDPYFGKRIAGGYYVSGEGPYIEHIGNYYYLFMSYGYFSPDGGYEMRVFRSTKPDGPYKDATSRSAIFSSYVMNYGTGNSDTRGMKMMGAYNNWGTQTVGECAQGHNSIIAAPDGRTYLVYHTKFNNGTIAHEVRVHQVFQNKNGWLVVAPFEYNGETVTDEQIASTQPFTTEMLTGTYSVLIHKYKMDYKNMEEVTPISITFSADGKVTGDKTGTWSIDEGTGYIKVSLGGTAYNGVVFTEKMDGTNTPVISITAISNSGVSLWAYNTTTSLTGIHSVENSQSQKDTWHRLDGRRLSSKPTTKGLYIQNGKKILVR
- the greA gene encoding transcription elongation factor GreA, giving the protein MAYMSQEGYDKLIAELKHLEGVERPKASAAIAEARDKGDLSENSEYEAAKEAQAHLESKINQLKVAISEAKIVDTSRLSTDSVQILSKVEMTNLANKARMTYTIVSESEANLREGKISIQTPIAQGLLNHKVGDEVEVKIPRGTIKLRIEKITVG